One stretch of Tachysurus fulvidraco isolate hzauxx_2018 chromosome 12, HZAU_PFXX_2.0, whole genome shotgun sequence DNA includes these proteins:
- the ccdc170 gene encoding coiled-coil domain-containing protein 170 isoform X3: METVVSLVDLCFKERNRQKAQICSLEESVKSHEVESKASRETVRRLVADVDHEQKASAVKASDLNSIRQELNCILDKKQGLELDNKSLRNKLQESERDLVAAREECSSYEKRTQDLEQRLASSQNEAQALQRRMESFFKEVQNQLGNEPVISLPKEEHVLERLREVCRREKSSTESVTGMEARLAAVLQELGRQSELHRAAMQREQQLQNKMQTLESELFTAGVSKDEQSHEKQQYLQFLEHLSEKMKIEHITTDLGFDMRLEAILTRAEQLTRQEGIALVETKTLVYSLQKKFKEQKQHLESKNLHMDLLRRKVAQLDEEKRSRSALAVERDDATLQSRKLQKKVERLQAELNAMRLSTTDLKAQLSHTNELKIRVMEQNKTIEDQTKSMGKLEKNKVKVEKRLSTVKTELQNQEYRARDELQQAQKLLHSQASAMAELAHREKKLLDFCTVVAQMLGVTMPASIPSCEVIKRLEVLIHSGHHFPLANQCVVPHCQHHLALVPDASACSIIIAGTPGSEVPVQPLLPTTTTT, encoded by the exons CCTAGAGGAGAGTGTGAAATCCCATGAAGTGGAGAGTAAAGCCAGCAGGGAAACAGTTCGAAGACTAGTGGCTGATGTGGACCATGAACAGAAAGCCTCAGCTGTCAAAGCAAGTGACCTGAACTCCATTAGACAG GAACTTAATTGCATACTGGATAAGAAACAGGGCTTGGAATTAGACAATAAGAGCCTGAGAAACAAGCTGCAGGAAAGTGAACGTGACCTTGTTGCTGCTAGGGAGGAGTGTAGCTCTTATGAGAAACGCACTCAGGATCTGGAGCAAAGACTCGCAAGTAGCCAAAATGAGGCACAGGCACTACAAAGGCGCATGGAGTCCTTTTTCAAAGAAGTGCAAAATCAGCTTGGAAATGAGCCTGTCATTTCTCTGCCTAAAGAAGAACATGTTCTGGAGAGGCTCAGAGAAGTCTGcaggagagagaagagcagcACTGAG TCTGTTACTGGGATGGAGGCCAGACTGGCTGCAGTGTTACAGGAACTTGGCAGGCAGTCAGAGCTGCACAGAGCAGCGATGCAGAGGGAGCAGCAGCTCCAGAACAAAATGCAAACACTGGAGTCAGAGCTGTTCACCGCAGGAGTGAGCAAAGATGAGCAGAGTCATGAAAAACAACAA TACTTGCAGTTTCTGGAGCATCtttcagagaaaatgaaaattgaGCACATAACCACAGATCTGGGATTTGACATGCGACTTGAGGCTATACTGACACGTGCAGAACAACTGACTAGGCAGGAGGGAATAGCTTTAGTGGAAACCAAGACTCTGGTTTACAGTCTTCAGAAAAAG TTCAAGGAGCAGAAGCAGCATTTAGAGAGTAAGAACCTACACATGGATCTGCTGCGGAGGAAGGTGGCCCAGCTggatgaagagaagagaagtcgTTCTGCTCTGGCCGTGGAAAGGGATGATGCTACACTGCAAAGCAGGAAACTACAGAAGAAAGTGGAGCGGCTACAGGCTGAGCTTAATGCCATGCGGCTCTCCACCACTGACCTGAAGGCTCAGCTTTCTCACACCAATGAACTCAAG ATCAGAGTGATGGAACAGAACAAAACCATTGAAGATCAGACTAAGAGTATGGGAAAACTGGAGAAGAACAAGGTGAAAGTGGAGAAGAGACTTTCAACAGTGAAGACAGAGCTCCAGAATCAGGAGTACAGAGCCAGGGATGAACTACAGCAAGCACAGAAGCTGCTCCACAGCCAAGCCAGTGCCATGGCAGAGCTCGCCCACAGAGAGAAGAAG CTGCTGGATTTCTGTACTGTCGTTGCTCAGATGTTAGGGGTGACAATGCCAGCCTCCATTCCCAGTTGTGAGGTTATCAAGAGGCTGGAGGTTCTTATTCATTCAGGTCATCACTTCCCCCTGGCCAACCAATGTGTAGTTCCACATTGTCAGCACCACTTGGCGCTGGTCCCAGATGCTTCTGCATGCTCTATTATTATAGCAGGCACTCCAGGGTCTGAAGTACCAGTGCAGCCTCTATTGCCCACTACAACTACAACCTGA